In the genome of Triticum urartu cultivar G1812 chromosome 5, Tu2.1, whole genome shotgun sequence, one region contains:
- the LOC125508814 gene encoding fatty acid desaturase DES3-like — translation MAPAMRPEQEASCKATEDHRSEFDAAKPPPFRIGDVRAAVPAHCWRKSPLRSLSYVARDVAVVAALAAAAWRADSWALWPLYWAVQGTMFWALFVLGHDCGHGSFSDSGTLNSVVGHLLHTFILVPYNGWRISHRTHHQNHGHIEKDESWHPITEKVYQKLEPRTKTLRFSVPFPLLAFPVYLWYRSPGKEGSHFNPSSDLFTPKERRDVIISTTCWFTMIALLIGMACVFGLVPVLKLYGVPYIVNVMWLDLVTYLHHHGHQDLPWYRGEEWSYLRGGLTTVDRDYGWINNIHHDIGTHVIHHLFPQIPHYHLVEATKAARPVLGRYYREPEKSGPLPVHLITVLLKSLRVDHFVSDVGDVVFYQTDPSLSGDKWTGADKQK, via the exons ATGGCCCCCGCAATGAGGCCGGAGCAGGAGGCGAGCTGCAAGGCCACCGAGGACCACCGCTCCGAGTTCGACGCCGCCAAGCCGCCGCCCTTCCGCATCGGCGACGTCCGCGCCGCCGTGCCGGCCCACTGCTGGCGCAAGAGCCCCCTGCGTTCCCTCTCCTACGTGGCCCGCGACGTCGCCGTCGTCGCggcgctcgccgccgccgcgtgGCGGGCCGACAGCTGGGCCCTCTGGCCGCTCTACTGGGCCGTCCAGGGCACCATGTTCTGGGCGCTCTTCGTCCTCGGACACGACTG TGGTCACGGGAGCTTCTCGGACAGCGGCACGCTCAACAGCGTCGTCGGCCACCTGCTGCACACCTTCATCCTCGTCCCGTACAATGGCTG GAGGATCAGCCACAGAACGCACCATCAGAACCATGGCCACATCGAAAAGGACGAGTCATGGCACCCG ATCACTGAGAAGGTGTACCAGAAATTGGAACCACGGACAAAGACACTGCGCTTCTCAGTACCGTTCCCACTGCTGGCTTTCCCTGTTTACCTC TGGTACAGAAGCCCGGGCAAGGAGGGCTCACACTTCAATCCGAGCAGCGATCTGTTTACTCCCAAGGAGAGGCGTGATGTGATCATCTCCACCACCTGCTGGTTCACGATGATTGCGCTGCTCATCGGCATGGCGTGTGTCTTTGGCCTGGTACCGGTGCTCAAGCTCTACGGGGTTCCATATATT GTGAATGTCATGTGGCTTGATTTGGTGACGTATCTTCACCACCATGGTCACCAGGACCTCCCATGGTACCGCGGCGAG GAATGGAGCTACCTCCGTGGTGGCCTGACGACTGTGGATCGGGACTATGGATGGATCAACAACATCCACCATGACATTGGCACCCATGTCATCCACCACCTCTTCCCCCAAATACCTCACTACCACCTAGTAGAAGCA ACCAAGGCAGCAAGGCCAGTACTGGGCAGATACTACCGGGAGCCGGAGAAGTCAGGCCCGCTCCCAGTGCACCTCATCACCGTCCTCCTCAAGAGCTTGAGAGTCGATCACTTTGTCAGCGACGTGGGAGATGTCGTCTTCTACCAAACCGACCCCAGCTTGAGCGGCGACAAGTGGACCGGAGCCGACAAGCAGAAGTGA